In a genomic window of Magnolia sinica isolate HGM2019 chromosome 14, MsV1, whole genome shotgun sequence:
- the LOC131225404 gene encoding late embryogenesis abundant protein Lea5-like isoform X2, protein MARSFSNANLLTAIADGVTLALTRRGYSTGTWSVGRGISKQVEDTKKKVAMSLIKDGGPDTSSSWVPDPVTGYYRPGNRIVEVDAADLRELLLNQKFKSHQQ, encoded by the exons ATGGCTCGCTCTTTCTCGAATGCTAATCTTCTCACTGCTATTGCCGATGGCGTCACTCTCGCTCTCACGAG ACGTGGATATTCGACGGGAACATGGAGTGTGGGGAGAGGGATTTCAAAGCAAGTAGAAGATACGAAGAAGAAGGTGGCGATGAGCTTGATCAAAGACGGAGGACCCGACACTTCTTCTTCTTGGGTGCCCGACCCGGTAACGGGTTACTACAGACCCGGCAACCGAATTGTAGAAGTCGACGCGGCCGATCTGCGAGAGTTGCTCTTGAACCAGAAATTCAAATCTCACCAACAGTAA
- the LOC131225707 gene encoding late embryogenesis abundant protein Lea5-like — protein MARSFSNANLLAAIADGVTLALTRRGYSTGTWSMGRGISKQVEDTKKKVAMSLIKDGGPDTSSSWVPDPVTGYYRPGNRVVEVDAADLRELLLNQKFKSHQQ, from the exons ATGGCTCGCTCTTTCTCGAATGCTAATCTTCTCGCTGCTATTGCCGATGGCGTCACTCTCGCTCTCACGAG ACGTGGATATTCGACGGGAACGTGGAGCATGGGGAGAGGGATTTCAAAGCAAGTAGAAGATACGAAGAAGAAGGTGGCGATGAGCTTGATCAAAGACGGAGGACCCGACACTTCTTCTTCTTGGGTGCCCGACCCGGTTACGGGTTACTACAGACCCGGCAACCGAGTTGTAGAAGTCGACGCGGCCGATCTGCGAGAGTTGCTCTTGAACCAGAAATTCAAATCTCACCAACAGTAA